A DNA window from Bacteroidetes Order II. bacterium contains the following coding sequences:
- a CDS encoding FAD-binding protein — protein sequence MDYTPFFNQEMAPLPAKVAAALNAGALPWGILPDVGDLSLLEKPGYTAVEYGYSIDQDGSIAVAVKTDMPGVAPAMWDWWFGWHGSQDLRYKLWHPAAHLSARWEDGRDDACYIGRNSIIKEYIGKDPLDAVIQFKSPLEFGFSKESVNRPDRAVYICAKLGHPDLPVDYGYLVHQVRATENGAEMRSRFFIGGKYASVRKKGKLAEMVTDIIRKFKSLPDNFGADLLRHCAEEMNHLAAFLPQLYQQYHTDNQLVINGDIFHRSQADFKKIILSNQYNKVDTGRTPDMLTEPRTVEDILRIVRYAKRVGKRVTVLSGGRSFSANSIRPDCIVISMKYFDQYKVNKEAMTAEAGPGIGGSVLLKALFKMGLFFPAGHCTGVCIGGFLLQGGYGWNGRKTGIACQSILGMDIVTADGELVHASETENADLFWAARGSGPGFFGVVVKFYLKLYPLPPYRALIAHDFAIKHLEDVYRWAYEVGPEIPKAVEFQMMMNKNMMNIMGPGIEAFAPIFADNEDEFEAAKAFMHNSPIKKKAIIATPAFNPGIEVFYRATMTHYPANYHYGVDNMWTHASIDELLPHIKKIAETLPPSPSHFLWLNWYPDPLTVDMAYSKEDNIYLALYSCWKSVKDTEKYNFWAANMVREMQHLSSGIQLADEGLHKRTDHFMTPENLKRVQEIRARRDPHGVFFEWHSRPV from the coding sequence ATGGACTACACCCCATTTTTTAATCAAGAAATGGCTCCCTTGCCCGCAAAAGTGGCAGCCGCATTGAATGCTGGCGCTTTGCCCTGGGGCATCTTGCCCGATGTCGGCGATTTGTCGTTATTGGAAAAACCGGGTTACACTGCAGTCGAGTACGGCTACTCCATTGACCAAGACGGCAGCATCGCCGTGGCGGTGAAGACCGATATGCCCGGCGTCGCGCCCGCCATGTGGGACTGGTGGTTCGGCTGGCACGGCTCGCAGGACCTCCGCTACAAGCTTTGGCACCCTGCCGCACACCTCAGCGCCCGATGGGAAGATGGCCGGGACGATGCCTGCTACATCGGGCGCAATTCCATTATCAAGGAATACATCGGCAAAGACCCGTTGGATGCGGTCATTCAGTTCAAGTCGCCGCTGGAGTTTGGCTTCTCCAAGGAGTCCGTTAACCGCCCCGACAGGGCCGTTTATATCTGCGCCAAGCTCGGCCACCCCGACCTGCCCGTGGACTATGGCTACCTCGTCCACCAAGTGCGGGCCACGGAAAATGGTGCGGAGATGCGCTCCCGTTTTTTCATCGGGGGCAAATATGCCAGCGTTCGCAAAAAGGGTAAACTGGCGGAAATGGTCACGGACATCATTCGGAAATTCAAAAGCCTGCCCGACAATTTCGGGGCCGACCTGCTGCGCCACTGTGCCGAGGAGATGAACCACCTCGCAGCGTTTTTGCCCCAACTCTACCAGCAATACCACACTGACAATCAATTGGTTATCAACGGCGACATCTTTCACCGTTCGCAGGCTGATTTCAAAAAAATCATCCTCAGCAACCAGTACAATAAGGTGGACACGGGCCGCACCCCCGACATGCTCACCGAGCCACGCACGGTGGAGGACATCCTCCGCATTGTTCGCTACGCAAAAAGGGTGGGCAAGCGGGTGACGGTGCTTTCCGGCGGGCGCAGCTTCAGCGCCAATTCCATCCGCCCCGATTGCATCGTGATTTCCATGAAATATTTTGACCAATACAAGGTCAACAAGGAAGCCATGACTGCCGAGGCAGGCCCCGGCATTGGCGGCTCAGTGCTGCTGAAAGCGCTGTTCAAGATGGGCCTGTTTTTCCCGGCGGGGCATTGCACAGGGGTGTGCATTGGCGGCTTTTTGTTGCAAGGCGGCTACGGCTGGAACGGTCGGAAAACGGGCATCGCCTGCCAGAGCATCCTCGGTATGGACATCGTGACCGCCGACGGCGAACTCGTCCACGCCAGCGAAACGGAAAACGCCGACCTGTTCTGGGCGGCAAGGGGTTCGGGGCCGGGCTTTTTTGGCGTGGTGGTCAAGTTTTACCTGAAACTATACCCATTGCCACCATACAGGGCCCTTATTGCGCATGATTTTGCCATCAAGCACTTGGAAGATGTCTATCGCTGGGCCTATGAAGTGGGGCCGGAAATCCCCAAGGCCGTGGAGTTCCAGATGATGATGAACAAAAACATGATGAACATCATGGGGCCGGGCATCGAGGCGTTTGCGCCCATTTTCGCCGATAACGAGGACGAGTTTGAGGCGGCCAAGGCATTTATGCACAACAGCCCCATCAAGAAAAAAGCCATCATCGCCACGCCCGCTTTCAATCCCGGGATTGAGGTTTTTTATCGGGCAACGATGACCCACTATCCCGCCAACTACCACTACGGCGTGGACAATATGTGGACACATGCCTCCATTGACGAACTGCTGCCGCATATCAAAAAAATCGCCGAGACACTGCCCCCGTCGCCCTCGCATTTCCTTTGGCTCAACTGGTACCCCGACCCGCTGACCGTGGACATGGCGTACAGCAAGGAGGACAATATTTACCTCGCCCTGTACAGTTGCTGGAAAAGCGTCAAGGACACGGAAAAATACAATTTCTGGGCCGCCAACATGGTGCGGGAAATGCAGCACCTGTCATCGGGCATACAACTCGCCGACGAGGGCCTGCACAAGCGCACCGACCATTTTATGACGCCCGAAAACCTGAAACGGGTGCAGGAAATAAGGGCAAGGCGTGACCCGCACGGGGTGTTTTTTGAGTGGCATAGTAGGCCTGTATAG
- a CDS encoding transposase produces the protein MHLLVKPRKNMKKSKVLVALNNVTLMKKRGVIESVNDILTSVFDLEHTRHRKVENSFAHMVCTLIAYQSGFRASNLPCHFLFIHVILFAL, from the coding sequence TTGCATCTACTGGTAAAACCTCGTAAAAACATGAAGAAGTCAAAAGTGCTTGTGGCACTCAATAACGTTACCTTAATGAAAAAGCGCGGGGTAATCGAGTCGGTGAATGACATTTTAACTTCGGTATTTGATTTAGAGCATACTCGTCATCGTAAAGTAGAGAATAGTTTTGCTCATATGGTGTGCACCTTAATTGCATACCAAAGCGGATTTAGAGCATCAAATTTGCCTTGTCACTTTTTATTCATTCATGTAATCCTGTTCGCACTTTGA
- a CDS encoding UDP- glucuronosyltransferase has product MTTYPATPPLRIAFIVQGEGRGHMVQAIALQNIFKTAGHQVVGVLIGRSHRRKLPVFFETAFEGRLHHFESPNFITDEADKAIRVMATIFDGVWNARTYLKSLRQIHDTLEDLKPDLVFNFFDLMTSFYAVRFRPKFPIIGIANQFLLHHPDYPKPKGMLKDWLGMRLLVWASSWWNQEKWCLSPVPLADIRRKRLVVMPPLLREDVQTLTKTATEDFVLSYVINNGYAQDLLEWHRQHPDIKVHCFWDNPKVPPVYQPHPNFTFHQVDAQLFLDYLNRCRGLAGTAGFQTTCEAMFLKKPFIATAVAGQYEQAMNAYFIEQIGQGIHAPRLSLDWFAENKDAGLRPHVDAAWLVNRSRFVERLAQVANK; this is encoded by the coding sequence TTGACGACATACCCCGCTACACCACCTCTTCGGATTGCCTTTATCGTCCAAGGTGAAGGCCGTGGCCACATGGTTCAGGCAATTGCACTTCAGAACATATTCAAAACTGCCGGACATCAAGTTGTGGGCGTATTGATTGGCCGCTCTCACCGACGAAAGTTGCCAGTTTTTTTTGAAACTGCTTTTGAGGGTCGTTTACATCATTTCGAGAGTCCCAATTTTATCACCGATGAGGCGGATAAAGCGATTCGGGTGATGGCTACCATTTTCGATGGGGTTTGGAATGCCCGAACATATTTAAAAAGTCTCCGACAGATTCATGACACATTGGAAGACCTAAAGCCAGATCTGGTATTCAATTTTTTTGACCTGATGACCAGCTTCTATGCCGTCCGGTTTCGGCCAAAATTTCCCATTATCGGTATTGCCAATCAGTTCCTTTTGCATCATCCCGATTATCCGAAGCCCAAGGGAATGCTAAAAGATTGGTTGGGGATGCGTTTATTGGTTTGGGCCTCCAGTTGGTGGAATCAAGAGAAATGGTGTCTTTCTCCGGTCCCACTGGCGGACATTCGCCGAAAGCGCCTTGTGGTTATGCCTCCGTTATTGCGAGAAGATGTACAAACTCTGACAAAAACGGCCACAGAAGACTTTGTGCTGTCATATGTAATTAATAATGGATACGCACAAGACTTGTTAGAGTGGCATCGGCAGCATCCAGATATTAAGGTACATTGTTTTTGGGACAACCCCAAAGTACCGCCCGTGTACCAACCCCATCCGAACTTTACCTTTCATCAGGTGGATGCTCAGTTATTTTTAGACTACTTAAACCGTTGTAGAGGGCTTGCAGGGACGGCGGGTTTTCAGACCACTTGCGAAGCGATGTTTTTGAAAAAACCTTTTATTGCAACGGCGGTTGCGGGCCAATATGAGCAGGCGATGAATGCCTATTTTATCGAACAAATTGGCCAGGGTATTCATGCACCCAGGTTGTCATTAGATTGGTTTGCTGAAAACAAAGACGCTGGTTTGCGTCCGCATGTAGATGCTGCATGGCTTGTGAACCGAAGCCGATTTGTAGAGCGGTTGGCTCAGGTGGCGAATAAATAA
- the udk gene encoding uridine kinase has product MKKPVIIGIAGGSGSGKTTVQRRVMEKFSPDIAVLDHDSYYRDLSHLPHEERTKVNFDHPDSLETELMVRHVDSLLKGFAVEKPTYDFSNHSRADKVERITPKPVIIVEGILIFAEPALRKRMDLRVFVDADPDIRLIRRIRRDIHERGRSIESILTQYEKSVQPMYMEFVEPSKRFADIIITRGGHNEAGISMLLAHVEQLVATNV; this is encoded by the coding sequence ATGAAGAAGCCCGTTATTATTGGCATCGCAGGTGGTAGTGGTTCTGGTAAAACAACCGTACAACGCCGCGTTATGGAGAAGTTCTCGCCAGATATTGCTGTTTTAGACCACGATTCCTACTATCGGGACCTGAGCCATCTACCTCATGAAGAACGCACAAAAGTAAACTTCGATCACCCAGACTCATTAGAAACCGAGTTAATGGTCCGACATGTGGATTCGCTTCTGAAGGGGTTTGCCGTCGAAAAGCCAACCTATGACTTCAGCAATCATAGCCGTGCCGACAAAGTAGAGAGAATTACGCCCAAGCCTGTTATTATTGTGGAAGGGATCCTAATTTTTGCAGAGCCAGCATTACGTAAACGCATGGATTTGCGGGTGTTTGTAGATGCTGACCCTGATATTCGCCTTATTCGTCGGATTCGCCGGGACATACATGAGCGTGGGCGTTCTATCGAATCTATTTTAACACAGTACGAAAAGAGCGTGCAGCCTATGTATATGGAATTTGTAGAACCTTCCAAACGCTTTGCAGACATCATTATTACCCGTGGCGGTCACAACGAAGCAGGAATTTCCATGCTGCTTGCACACGTAGAGCAACTTGTGGCCACCAATGTCTAA
- a CDS encoding YaaA family protein: MPGFCVLIPPAEGKASGGLEPNGHPHPFEGGFSCLRPAREALYDRLLTVQKSGVALDKLFGVRGKNLIDAIVANEQLAHGRVLPALDRYAPGIMYRSLDFATLPPEVQTQLLEHTLVFSGLFGLLRIDDLIPMYKLKMDAILGTYGRVSDFWKPFLQPVLQAEMADKTVWDLLPTAHAAAWTDSGGYRYRVQVAFLEEKNGRRKTVSHGVKPLRGELIRYLAIHRLTVPTDLRYWIPEAGFQMDADATQTSSDGKRITLVFVK, translated from the coding sequence ATGCCTGGTTTTTGTGTATTGATTCCTCCAGCAGAGGGGAAAGCATCCGGTGGTTTGGAGCCAAATGGGCATCCACATCCCTTTGAGGGTGGGTTTTCCTGTTTGCGCCCGGCACGTGAAGCGTTGTATGATCGGCTGTTAACCGTTCAAAAAAGTGGTGTTGCACTGGATAAACTTTTTGGCGTTCGAGGTAAAAACCTCATAGACGCCATCGTGGCCAATGAACAACTTGCACATGGCCGAGTCCTTCCAGCATTAGATCGGTATGCTCCTGGCATTATGTATCGGTCGTTAGATTTTGCCACGCTTCCACCAGAGGTACAAACGCAGTTATTAGAACACACCCTTGTATTTTCGGGATTATTTGGTCTTTTACGAATAGATGATTTGATCCCCATGTACAAACTCAAGATGGACGCAATTTTGGGTACGTATGGGCGGGTCTCTGATTTTTGGAAGCCGTTTTTACAACCCGTCCTACAGGCCGAAATGGCAGATAAGACGGTTTGGGATTTGCTTCCTACGGCCCATGCGGCGGCTTGGACAGACAGTGGGGGGTATCGCTACCGGGTACAGGTTGCTTTTTTGGAAGAAAAAAATGGCCGTCGAAAAACCGTTTCGCATGGAGTAAAGCCGTTGCGCGGAGAATTAATCCGTTACCTTGCCATACATCGGCTCACAGTACCGACCGACCTCCGATATTGGATACCTGAAGCTGGTTTTCAGATGGATGCCGATGCCACACAAACCAGTTCCGATGGAAAAAGAATAACCCTCGTTTTTGTAAAATAA
- a CDS encoding YtxH domain-containing protein — MSKERSNGLLGFLVGGALGLAVGLLIAPEQGEKLRRKVAYRVKQGAQQISALLEAVKEEEDMESVARRDAQEVVEVTTTEAQQLLAEMDEVMNSARMAKNAVKDATLN; from the coding sequence ATGTCGAAAGAGCGAAGCAATGGGCTTTTGGGCTTTCTTGTCGGAGGCGCATTAGGATTGGCCGTTGGGCTGCTGATTGCGCCAGAACAAGGTGAGAAATTGCGCCGCAAAGTGGCGTATCGCGTAAAGCAAGGCGCCCAACAAATTAGTGCCTTGCTGGAAGCAGTCAAAGAAGAAGAGGACATGGAGAGTGTCGCCCGCCGCGATGCACAAGAAGTAGTGGAGGTGACAACCACCGAGGCCCAACAGCTATTGGCCGAGATGGACGAGGTGATGAACTCCGCACGCATGGCCAAGAATGCGGTGAAGGACGCGACCTTGAACTAA
- a CDS encoding L-serine ammonia-lyase, with protein sequence MESISVFDIFKIGVGPSSSHTMGPWRAAQQFTQACKKRGFFYHTKRLQCLLYGSLAKTGIGHGTDLAVVLGLCGEDPETCNTSDILARFRNLKNGASLVWDGEYTLPFAYNDDVVFRKSETLPFHPNGLSFIAWLENGETFEETYYSVGGGFVVQEGQADAAHFVALPHPIERADELRAYCQNMRRTIPEVVWENEKTWRTTSEIQAGLDRIWETMKACIFKGCYADGILPGGLSVSRRAAKLNQKLLGDRSFESPERWMDAICRQVKSFQSTLKWVSCFALAVNEENASFGRVVTAPTNGAAGVIPAVLMYYTCFCDATDGGRTRFLLTAGEIGSLFKKGATISAAMGGCQAEIGVSSAMAAAGLTEALGGSPEQVLMAAEIAMEHHLGLTCDPIGGLVQIPCIERNTMGAIKAITAANIALESDPAQAKVSLDDVIHSMWETALDMNTKYKETSEGGLAIRIPVSVIEC encoded by the coding sequence ATGGAATCTATCAGCGTTTTCGATATCTTTAAGATTGGCGTCGGGCCTTCCAGCTCCCATACCATGGGTCCTTGGCGGGCGGCACAGCAATTCACCCAAGCATGTAAGAAAAGAGGTTTTTTTTACCATACCAAACGGTTACAATGCCTGCTCTATGGCTCATTGGCCAAAACGGGTATCGGACACGGAACGGATTTAGCGGTTGTCTTAGGGTTGTGTGGCGAGGATCCAGAAACCTGCAATACGTCCGACATATTGGCCCGTTTTAGGAACCTTAAAAACGGCGCTTCCTTGGTCTGGGATGGCGAGTACACGTTACCGTTTGCGTATAACGACGATGTGGTTTTTCGGAAATCAGAGACGCTGCCGTTTCATCCGAATGGCCTCTCGTTCATTGCTTGGTTGGAAAACGGAGAGACTTTCGAGGAAACCTACTATTCCGTAGGAGGTGGTTTTGTGGTTCAGGAAGGCCAAGCAGATGCCGCACATTTTGTGGCACTGCCCCATCCCATCGAACGTGCAGACGAATTACGGGCCTATTGCCAAAATATGAGACGAACTATCCCAGAGGTGGTTTGGGAAAACGAAAAAACGTGGCGCACCACCTCCGAAATCCAAGCAGGTTTGGATAGAATTTGGGAAACCATGAAAGCCTGTATTTTTAAAGGTTGTTATGCGGATGGCATTTTGCCGGGCGGGCTTTCGGTGAGCCGGAGAGCGGCAAAACTTAACCAAAAACTTCTCGGAGACCGTTCTTTTGAATCGCCAGAACGATGGATGGATGCCATTTGCCGACAGGTAAAGTCCTTTCAAAGTACCCTAAAATGGGTTTCTTGTTTTGCTTTGGCCGTGAATGAGGAAAATGCCTCCTTCGGACGCGTGGTAACGGCACCTACCAACGGAGCAGCAGGAGTGATTCCGGCGGTTTTAATGTATTATACTTGCTTCTGTGATGCCACCGATGGAGGCCGAACCCGTTTTCTCTTAACAGCGGGTGAGATTGGCAGTTTGTTCAAAAAAGGTGCTACGATCTCGGCAGCAATGGGAGGCTGTCAGGCAGAAATCGGGGTTTCCTCGGCAATGGCGGCGGCTGGCTTGACGGAAGCACTGGGTGGCTCCCCAGAGCAGGTGCTGATGGCTGCCGAAATTGCCATGGAACATCATCTGGGGCTGACATGCGACCCCATTGGAGGTTTGGTGCAAATTCCATGTATCGAACGGAACACAATGGGGGCAATCAAAGCCATTACAGCAGCCAATATCGCCTTAGAGAGCGATCCAGCACAAGCCAAAGTAAGTTTGGATGATGTGATCCACTCTATGTGGGAAACGGCCTTGGACATGAACACCAAGTACAAAGAAACCTCGGAAGGCGGCTTGGCCATCCGAATTCCCGTGAGCGTGATTGAGTGCTGA
- a CDS encoding tetratricopeptide repeat protein, which yields MKKSIIVLFLNSIFGQIFAQPTNQDYLIQGDMYYNDGNYDMAINSYVVHKLSNSEDKIVNINIGLCYLRKIQKETPLTSIIGIPALTTNAEKAISYFKYYLESQPPISISSDKNVYTTYKLIAETYATMLNWEKTLEYASIMYNINPNYKFTNDYGVKEFYNDANNALANWYCDQAYLYSEKENEIEVKKHYDKALQYFKEPLSEHSLFYRGFANSKLGNSDKAKIDLGNVIKLYPNSSYALLAKQELETININAALQSDPLNNNLLTFERPSYKGEILYYSGEIKNGKANGKGEATTSFNHFYKGDFKDNEYHGKGLHKWTNGDTYEGYWLNGQRTGKGVYKWANNTALIYEGDFVNGQRTGKGKMKWTTGEMYDGEWLNDKQTKGFGVYKYGNDTYTGDLLNNNRHGKGTYKWANGDIYIGDWQNGYRTGYGKYTYMNGKIEEGYFENNILKTVTNTTQNTTSAFSFNEDTEVEKAKLATKEKRYNNAIETYTFLIQKTGQAYLYFERGKIYSTTKEYQKAKNDFHSAINIWSTIQTEKYSWLKEDAQQELRKIENK from the coding sequence ATGAAAAAATCTATTATAGTTCTATTTTTAAATTCAATATTCGGACAAATTTTTGCCCAACCTACCAATCAAGATTATTTAATACAGGGTGATATGTATTACAATGATGGCAACTATGATATGGCAATTAATTCTTATGTAGTACATAAACTATCAAATTCAGAGGACAAAATTGTAAACATTAATATTGGACTATGTTACTTAAGAAAGATTCAAAAAGAAACACCTTTAACTTCTATTATTGGCATTCCTGCATTGACAACCAATGCCGAAAAAGCAATATCTTATTTCAAATATTACCTTGAGTCGCAGCCACCAATTTCTATAAGTTCAGATAAAAATGTATATACTACTTACAAACTAATAGCAGAAACTTACGCAACAATGCTCAACTGGGAAAAAACATTAGAATATGCAAGTATTATGTACAATATCAATCCGAATTATAAATTCACCAATGACTATGGCGTTAAGGAATTTTACAACGATGCAAATAATGCACTAGCAAATTGGTACTGCGACCAAGCCTATTTATACTCTGAAAAAGAAAATGAAATAGAAGTAAAAAAACATTACGACAAAGCATTACAGTACTTTAAAGAACCGCTAAGTGAACATTCCCTTTTTTATAGAGGCTTTGCTAACTCAAAGTTAGGTAATTCAGATAAAGCTAAAATTGATTTGGGAAATGTTATCAAATTATATCCCAATAGTTCTTATGCTTTACTTGCTAAACAGGAATTAGAAACAATAAATATCAATGCTGCATTACAATCTGATCCTTTAAATAATAATTTATTAACCTTTGAAAGGCCATCTTACAAAGGTGAAATTCTTTACTATAGCGGCGAGATAAAAAATGGAAAAGCAAATGGTAAAGGTGAGGCGACAACAAGTTTTAACCATTTCTACAAAGGTGACTTTAAAGACAATGAATATCACGGAAAAGGCTTGCATAAATGGACTAATGGAGATACTTATGAAGGATATTGGCTAAATGGACAAAGGACTGGAAAAGGTGTTTACAAATGGGCAAATAATACGGCCTTAATCTATGAAGGGGATTTTGTAAATGGACAAAGGACTGGAAAAGGAAAAATGAAGTGGACAACTGGTGAAATGTATGACGGAGAGTGGTTAAATGACAAGCAAACAAAAGGGTTCGGGGTTTATAAATATGGCAATGACACTTATACTGGCGACTTATTAAATAATAACCGACACGGAAAAGGGACTTATAAATGGGCCAATGGTGATATTTATATTGGTGATTGGCAAAATGGCTATAGAACAGGTTATGGGAAATACACTTACATGAATGGAAAAATTGAGGAAGGATATTTTGAAAATAATATACTTAAAACAGTAACAAATACAACACAAAACACTACTTCTGCGTTTTCATTTAATGAAGACACAGAAGTAGAAAAAGCTAAACTAGCAACGAAAGAAAAAAGGTATAATAATGCTATTGAAACGTACACTTTTTTAATTCAAAAAACGGGTCAAGCATATTTGTATTTTGAAAGGGGGAAAATATATTCGACCACAAAAGAGTATCAAAAAGCAAAAAATGATTTTCATTCTGCAATCAATATCTGGAGTACAATACAAACAGAAAAATACAGCTGGCTTAAAGAAGATGCCCAACAAGAATTAAGAAAAATTGAAAACAAATAA
- a CDS encoding polyhydroxyalkanoate synthesis regulator DNA-binding domain-containing protein, which translates to MTPHIIKRYENRKLYDTEARKYVSLPELAELVRKGETIQVLDNVSGDDLTNATLTQIILDEGKKGNSLIPTDLLHDLVRRGASVLEESVSHIRTNVDTLLNTSLHQLNAWLPTPKEKTELEELRTHLKQLEETVAKLVSQTDLPAAEVQKKPSNS; encoded by the coding sequence ATGACACCCCATATCATCAAACGTTACGAAAACAGGAAACTTTACGACACCGAAGCACGCAAATATGTTTCACTACCTGAATTGGCCGAATTGGTTCGAAAAGGTGAAACCATTCAGGTTTTAGACAATGTTTCTGGGGATGACTTGACAAATGCTACCCTTACCCAGATCATCTTGGATGAAGGAAAAAAGGGGAACAGCCTCATACCCACGGACTTGCTTCATGACTTGGTGCGTCGTGGCGCCTCGGTTTTGGAAGAAAGCGTTAGTCACATCCGTACCAATGTGGATACCTTGCTAAACACCTCGTTGCATCAGCTAAACGCATGGCTTCCAACGCCAAAAGAAAAAACGGAACTGGAAGAGTTGCGCACCCATCTAAAACAATTAGAAGAAACCGTAGCGAAATTGGTCTCACAAACCGATTTGCCAGCCGCAGAAGTTCAAAAAAAACCATCAAATTCATAA
- a CDS encoding phasin family protein gives MKPTPNTLDINKLATELADKSRDFYFAGLGAFAVAQEEGNKMFDMFAEKGKEVADYMQALQRRTMNLDEEAQDLMKEGEAYADKLIDKGESLQQEALAEIKKWIEDMQVQATKWQKEATKFILDPVEKMISPVQDVVTDALTRFGVPTSGEVRTLNVQVTELTHKVDQLTALLATKEVPAPKKATKAMKVEEVKVEVVV, from the coding sequence ATGAAACCGACCCCGAATACCCTCGACATCAACAAATTGGCCACCGAGTTGGCGGACAAAAGCCGTGATTTTTATTTTGCTGGCCTCGGTGCCTTTGCCGTTGCGCAGGAAGAAGGCAATAAAATGTTTGACATGTTTGCAGAAAAAGGCAAAGAAGTAGCCGATTACATGCAAGCCCTTCAACGCCGCACAATGAATTTGGACGAAGAAGCCCAAGACCTGATGAAGGAAGGCGAAGCCTATGCCGATAAACTGATTGACAAGGGGGAGTCACTTCAGCAAGAAGCCCTTGCGGAAATCAAAAAATGGATAGAAGATATGCAAGTGCAGGCCACCAAATGGCAAAAAGAAGCCACCAAGTTCATCTTGGATCCGGTTGAGAAAATGATTTCTCCGGTACAAGATGTGGTGACAGATGCCCTTACCCGTTTTGGCGTACCCACCTCAGGCGAAGTGAGAACCCTCAATGTACAAGTTACCGAACTGACCCACAAGGTGGACCAACTGACCGCATTATTAGCGACCAAAGAAGTGCCTGCACCCAAAAAAGCGACGAAAGCAATGAAAGTTGAAGAAGTAAAAGTTGAGGTTGTTGTATAG
- a CDS encoding patatin-like phospholipase family protein codes for MNVPNSAANGADTIDYSGLGLACAGGVVEGAIYEIGALNALQDAIVGLDLNQMSTYVGISSGALLTSCLANGVTVRALSKAVVGHAEEAELNFEPNTLFGFAIDEYIQRLSNIPKAVWKSVEYLFQHPTQWSLWGSLGGFGRVIPAGIFDNKNLEKYLRFVFSKVGRSNDFRKLKAKLRIVATDLDTAELVSFGETGFDEVPISVAVQASTALPGLYTPIKIGKKYYIDGVARRTVHASAALKEGVKLLFCINPIVPINTRSGEVQGEGKHLNDYGLPAVMSQTFRVLVFSRMQTGFERYKMFYPDADTILIEPRMDDDEVFFSNIFSFSNRHKVAEHAYQKTRTHLLEQAEIIQPKLAKHGLRLDIEGLKKPRSLYNEHDLNQGSSFFEEAQNTFEKLDMVLQSLRKTVGV; via the coding sequence ATGAACGTTCCGAATTCTGCCGCCAACGGAGCGGATACCATTGACTATAGTGGACTTGGCTTGGCTTGCGCAGGAGGTGTGGTAGAAGGTGCTATCTATGAAATTGGCGCCCTTAACGCCTTACAAGATGCCATTGTCGGATTAGACCTGAATCAGATGAGCACATATGTAGGCATCAGTTCCGGTGCACTCCTGACGTCCTGTTTGGCAAATGGGGTAACCGTGCGTGCGCTTAGCAAAGCAGTGGTAGGCCATGCAGAAGAAGCCGAATTAAACTTTGAGCCCAATACACTTTTTGGGTTTGCCATAGACGAATATATCCAGCGGCTTTCCAATATTCCAAAAGCAGTCTGGAAGTCGGTAGAATACCTTTTCCAGCACCCTACCCAATGGTCTCTTTGGGGATCCTTGGGGGGATTCGGCAGGGTTATCCCAGCAGGTATTTTTGACAATAAAAACTTAGAAAAGTACCTACGGTTTGTATTTTCTAAAGTGGGGAGGAGCAATGATTTCCGAAAGCTCAAAGCAAAATTGCGCATTGTTGCCACCGACTTAGACACAGCGGAATTGGTGAGTTTTGGGGAAACGGGCTTTGATGAGGTACCCATTTCCGTAGCTGTTCAGGCGAGTACGGCCTTACCCGGTTTGTACACTCCTATAAAAATCGGAAAAAAATATTACATAGATGGCGTTGCTCGCCGCACGGTCCATGCATCTGCGGCATTGAAAGAAGGCGTTAAATTATTGTTTTGTATCAATCCAATCGTGCCGATCAACACCCGTTCCGGTGAAGTACAAGGAGAAGGCAAACACTTAAACGATTACGGACTTCCCGCAGTAATGTCGCAGACATTCCGTGTCTTGGTATTTTCCAGGATGCAGACGGGGTTTGAACGGTACAAAATGTTTTATCCCGATGCCGACACCATCCTGATTGAACCCCGAATGGACGATGACGAAGTTTTCTTCTCGAACATATTCAGTTTCTCGAACCGTCACAAGGTGGCTGAACATGCCTATCAGAAAACCCGCACCCATTTGCTCGAACAAGCAGAGATCATCCAGCCCAAATTGGCCAAACACGGACTGCGTTTAGACATCGAGGGCCTCAAAAAACCACGATCGCTGTATAATGAGCACGATTTAAATCAAGGAAGCTCCTTTTTTGAAGAAGCTCAGAACACTTTTGAAAAATTAGACATGGTGCTTCAAAGCCTCCGAAAAACCGTAGGTGTATGA